atctggagacattgttcatggcgtggtgttttaaacatctatgattcaagtcatagataaaacaccacgccatgaacaatgtctccagataaaacactatgacttgaatcatagtcaatgtctctagttttttaaaacaccacgccatgaacaatgtatgattcaagtcatagataaaacaccacgccatgaacaatgtctccagataaaacaccattacttgaatcatagtcagtgtctccagttttttaaaacaccacgccatgaacaatgtatgattaaaagatgttgcgattaaaagatgatgaagaatataaaacaatcagatgtataatgtttcctaaaatttctcctaatTCAAAATTCGATTCAAAGCTTAAAAAACTCCTcggcagttttttttttttttttttgacagttattcttggaaatcaattaaatgataaaaatgtcaaattactaatatacccttttgaattaattaggataaaggacacttgtcattcccaaattatttctcacacttctcacaaaagtcccactttttacaggatcctctacccatgtgtaatacaacaaaaaaatttttttttttttttgaaactttttttccatgtataaaaactagcgattttttataaaaaaaatgtaaaaaaaaaaaattttggtatgttttttaggctttttttagttagttttttggttttctcatttaaactagttttctcatgatccatcccctatatatatatatatatatatatatatatatatatatatatatatatattaacgacAAATATTTGGATAATtgacggaccactagagtatTATCGTGTCACTAGCGGAACCACCTGATCATATTCATCTCAACTAGGCATAATGTATATGGAGGAAACACAATAAATATGGAAAAAACTCACTTGTAGGCATCGAACCAAGGACCTATTGGTCTCAAAGTTTTATCCCACCACTAAGATGTCACTAGACTATAAAGTCATGAGCTATTAATTATATACCTAAgtatttataaatatataatgCTAATTATATTTGGGTAttaatattattactattattattgttgtttttGTTGTTACTATTTTATTATAAGTATTTTGTTGTCGTCGTGGTCGTGGTGCCTTGACTTAAGTTGTTCATTTTTATTAGAATTTGATGTTCTTTTAGTTTTACAAATTTTTACCTTTAAATTATCCAAAGTGTATTGTTTAAATTTACCAGAAGACTTATACATTCAAAGCAAAtacttgataaaaaaaaaaccaattatATATGAAATTGTGTGTTTTAGTTGTGATACTTAAGAATAGGAACATATGTAATGGTTAATGTTTTTTAATTAAGGGACATTTTCCCCCGCACATTGACGGAGCTTAGTGGAAACCCGGgtgtccccccccccccacacacctccgaatgtttcggttagaagtgtaaaatttctgatttttcgactgaaaattttaaaattataaaggatcgccccccccccccaattattttgcctaaatatttatacaatatataaattggtTCTCATTACTTTCCGCCCCCGCGCGCGGAACTTTtagtcaagctccgccactgcccCCGCAACAGCATCATAACGCTCCTTTAAAAAACGTGTAATTGTTAACACCCCTTGATGCTCTTTCAATCATTATTTTCCGCTTTGTTTTCTCTACATTGGGTGTTATTGTAGAAGTATTCATCtctcttcatgcccctataacgCCTAAGGGAGGTATGTTGGGGCCGTTATCAAGCACCTTCACGCCCCTATCATGGCGCATTAGACCATTCATAATGATTAATGCTCCCTAAGGGGCATTTTCCGTCACGTCTACGTCATAACGCCCTTTTAAAATGGTTAATGCCTTTTCAATCATTACTTTCCGTTTTATTTTCTCTCTAATGGGCGTTATACTAGAAATGCCCATCTCTCTTCATACCCCTATAACGCCTAAGGGGACGGTATTGGGGGTGTTATCAAGCCTTTTCATGCCCTTATAATACCCCATTACGCATgacttaataataaataaaataagctTTAAATATTGTATTAATTAGGATAACTTTATTAAATGAGGGCACATTAGGTATTATTGCATAGAACACTTGTACCCCATGTTTCGAAAGTTCTAACATGCGTTTAAATGATCGAAATTATAACTTTGATATTTCTATATAACTAATGCAAATGTATGATATAGCTATTGGTAATCAAAATTCAAGCATTTGAAATGAAACCTAGGATTAGACTTTTGGATTCTCTAAAATGAACGACTAATAATAAAAGTGTTTTTTCCAAAACCATAAGGTGGAACATATATTATCTTTGAATGTGATCGATGAGACAATTGTATGACTAGACTTCTTGATTCCCTTTAAACTAATGATCAATAATCAAAGTTTTATCTtgtcaaaaaaaaataataataaaaaaaaaataaaacccataaaatatataaaataaaacccTTAAGCACTGTACATACAAATTTATCGTAACATAATAAAACTCAGAGATTATATATTCCATAACTTTGATCCGTTCAAAAGAGGTTCTAAACATAATAGTAGCAAAATTACATGTTGCTTTCCATGTGCTAAATTCGTGAATCTAGAGAGTTAAAATAACCAAAAAGGAGAATTTGTTCTTTATGTCCCATATTCCGTACACTTTTTTGGCTTTATAAAAGATGGTTTGATCGAACCTTTTGGTCCATCATCCGTAATTTGTAGCGTACTCAAATAAACGAGTTTCCTCGTTGGTTTCCAACCTTTCTAACCAATTTGTAGCGTACTCAAATAAACGAGTTTCCTCATTGGTTTCCAACCATGACTAGAGGTGGACAGGCAATGACTATAACGACTTTGCTCTTTAGGTCAGGCTCAATCTCGTTTCTGGTTTACTTTACTCTCGTCGTCTTATTAGAGACCATAAACGACCTTTTTACCATCTTTATTATAACTGAGTTTAATAAAGTTTCAATTGagcttgtttttttttattatcagATAATGAAGCTTTGGTTTTATTATATGCAGGAGGAGTAAGGCCATTACTCCCAAAAGAGTCGTGGTACGTTGCATGAACAAGGTGGCTAGATGGGACGAATGTTATGATGATGAACATGAAGTACACTCATTCGATCATAAAGTACAACCACAAGATAACAAATATAAGGAATATGATGAAGGCTATTGGATCCCACATCCTCGTACAGGAATATATTATCCCAAAGGTCATGAGTGGGTGATGAAAGATGTTCCTGATGGTGCTGCTACATTCGATTACAATTATTGGTTCAGGAATGGTGACGATAATGAATATGGAGTTTGATTTCTTTGATAACATATCTCGTTACAACGTTGGTCGCAATAAAATGCTAAcgaataatatatataatttgttAGGATATAATAATAACATGAAATCTGACTGTATGTGTGTCGAGACTATTCACGTCATGTAAGTTTCTGTAACAACTTATTCTACCTTGTGGTTGTTGTTGCGTGAGAAGTGGTCTGTTTTCATGTCTATTGTTTGTCATATACTATTGTTTTTCCTCATGAAGTTTTAACTCGATTTCACTGTTTGAGATTAATACATAGAGTAAATTATTAAATactttagagtaaattacaaataCTTTAATTTTGGATTATCAAATactttagagtaaattacaaaaaatagTCTCTGAGATTTGTTCAGAAGCTTCGATTTagttctttaattttttttttcactgGATTCAATACCCATGGTTGacggcttttttttttttttttttttttttttttttttttttttttttttgcaacatTGGTCCAAATCATTAATGgggttagttttttcagttaagcTAATATAacattactattttacccttggTCAATAAAAAACCACAAGGGAAAATGGTGTAATTTACttggataataataataataataatagtcatataaataaaataatcatgCTAAATTACACGGCTTATTTTATATGATCAATGGTAAAAGAATAATTTGATATCAATTTAACTAGCATCATTAGTCATTTAGACCAGAAATAAGTAAATATTAGAGAAAAATGTCtggatagtccatgtggtttgtccaattttcatctttagtccctaactttctaaaattacagctataatTCTCAACTTTTACAATTTCGTTCTCAGATTGTCCCTGTCGTGGATGGTGGTTAAATTTTGGTATTAggtgggtgtgaaatgactaaaatactCCTACTAATAAAAAATGTTATTAATTATCTATTAAATATCTAATTAAAGAAAGTACAACTCACCTTATAATCTATTTAAATatctaattaaaataaaacaccTCTTCTTCTTCTCCATTCTCTCTTCCAACCACCGCCACAACTCCCCACCTGCAGCTTCTCCACTGCCTTATAATCacaaatgttttaaaaaaaatacccAGCCGCATGCTCATCTCCTACACCAGCAACACCTTCCCCACCGTATGATCTCTCTTTTGATTTCATTTCATATTGGTAAATTACAAATTCATACAAGTTTTATTTCCTTCTGTGTAGGATTATCAGTGCCAATGTTGATGTCGGAGACATCACTGTTAATCTCGGCCTTTGGGATACTGCAGGTTAGGAGGATTCCTTTGGGATACAGCATGTTAGGAGGATTTTGGAGATGAATAATTCTTGGAATGAGTTTTATTAACAAAGAATATTAGAATTTATAGACCACATAATGGACCTAATAATAGAAACAATATATTTACAATAAtgacaaaaataatataacataaatcaaGGATCATGATTTATGTTACGCTGTTACCCCCCGTCAATCAAACAGGTGGGGGACTGACACGTAAGAAGCTGCGAAACTTTTCAAAAAGTGGCCTTGAGAGACTTTTAGTGAAGATGTCTGCCACCTGGAGATTGGAAGGAACAAACTTGGTGTAAAGACGTCCAGAGGAGACCAATTCCCTGACAAAATGGTAATCAATATCAATGTGTTTCGCCCTTTTGTGAGACACTGGATTTTGACTAAGAAAAATTGCACTCTTATTATCACATAGCAAAGTTGGACGATCCATTGGCAAGGCATGAAGTTTCCGAAGAAGATGTGTGAGCCAAATGATTTCTGCAGCGCTGTTTGCCATTGCCGGATACTCCGGTTCACAGCTAGAGCGAGAGACAGTTGGTTGTTTCTTGGCACTCCATGAAACCAGATTTCCCCCAAGATAGATAGAATGCCCGTAGGTAGAGCGACGTGTTTCAATGCAAGGTGCCCAGTCAGCATTTGAGTACCCAACTAAGGTCGTGGTGGTAGGTTTGGAGAAAGTCGATCCAAAAGCAATATCCAAAAGCAAGAGTGCCTTTAATATACCGAAGAATCTGTTTTACCGATTGGAAGTGCGATGTAGTTGGAGATTGAAGATGTTGACTAGCTTAATTAACTGCATAAGAGAGATTTGGTCTAGTAATAGTCAAATATTGTAGAGCACCAACCAATGAACGATAAAACGAAGGGTCGTGAAAAAATTAGCCTTGGGAGTGAAAAGTGTCTGAAGTAGATAGAGGAGTAGCAACTGCTTTAGCATCCAAGAGACCGGCCCGAGCTAGAATATCATAGGCATACTTAGCTTGACTTAAGAAGATGTCGTGGTTGTTGTGAGTGACCTCAAGACCCAAAAAATAACTCAAAACTCCCAAATCTTTAATTGAGAATTCCTGGTGAAGTTTAGCCACAAAGGACTGGATGAATGTAGAGTCATTGCCAGTAATAATAATGTCACCCACGTACACAAGAAGATAAACAAGCACATGTCCCTGTTTGAAAATGAATAAAGATGTGTCTGCTTTGCTGCAAAGAAAACCATGGTTAGTAAGAAAGTGCTAAGACGTTGAAACCACACACGAGGGGCATGTTTAAGACCATAAAGTGCCTTCTGTAAGCGACAAACATGATTTGGGAAACGAGCATCAACGAACCTTGTGGGTTGTTCCATATAAACGGTCTCTGTGAGATTGCTATTGAGGAAGGCATTTCGAACATCAAGCTATTGTAATGGCCAATCATAAATGGTGGCAAGGGCTAGAACGACACGAACAGTGGAAGCCTCGACAACAGAGCTGAAGGTATGAGAGAAGTCAAGACCAGGTATTTGAGTGAAACCTTGAGCAACCAAGCGTGCCTTATAGCGATCAACCGTCCCATCGGATTTGTATTTGGTCTTGTATATCCACTTTGAGCTAACAATATTAGTGTTGGAGGGACGAGGTACCAAAACCCAAGTGTTATTGTTTTTTAAAGCATTAATTTCCTCCTCCACGGCTATAACCCACTTATGATGTTTAGCAGCCGACTTATATCCACGTGGATCTGCAGCTGCTAGTAAGGCATGATGCAAGGGGTTGGAAAATAAGGCTAGGTCAGCATGATGTTTAGGATTAAAAATTCCACTTTTGGAGCGGGTTTGCATAGGATGATTGGTAGGTTGAGAAGATGGTTGAATGTTATCGGATTGTGTTTGAGGTACGGATGTAGGGTGGGATTGATGGGCCAAGGAGTGGGATAGTGGGCTGTGGGTGTGGGCCGAACGATTAGGACTGGAGGGAGGTTGGGAAGGGGCAGATTGGGCTTCAGGATGGGTAGGGTGGTCAGGTTGAGTAAAGATAGGTTGAGTCGAAGGAGTGTGATTTGGTGAGGAATGAGGACACAAGCTGCAAGGAGGAGAAAAAGGTTACAGATGTTGGTGGGGGCGGGGTAGGTGTGAGAATAGGAAGCGGATTTTATAAGGGAATGGCCGAGAGAGTTTCATCGAAATTAGAGAAAACCAATGTGGCCTCGTCCACAAGTGAAATTTGACTGCTAAAAGGAAATGTTTCCTCATCAAATTAAGCATGGCGTGTAACATAGACACGATTTGTGGTGGCATCTAAGCATCGATAGCCCTTGTATTTTGAGTCATAGCCGATAAATATACATTCGGCACTTCGAGGAGACAACTTGTGTTTAGTATAGTCGCGTAAATAGGGAAAGACACGACATCCAAAAATTGGAATAGGTGGGAGAATGCGCATATAAGGTTTCAAAAGGAGATTTGTGGTCGAGAATAGATGTGGGTAGGTGATTTATAATAAAAACCGCTAAGGCAAAGGTGTCAACCCATAATGTGGCTGGTGAATGAGAGTTGAAAAGCATGGCTAAGCCTGTTTCGGTGATGCGGCGGTGCTTTCTTTCAGCTCGACCATTTTGCGGAGGAGTATGGGGACAAGATAAACGGTGATGAATACCATTTTCTTGAAAAACAATTTGAACACGCAAATCGGTGAATTCTGTGCCCCTATCACTTTGGAAAACCTTGATTTTTCAAGATAGTTGATTTTGAACATACGTTGTAAAAATTAATAGTACATCATAAAATCCAGACTTATGTTTAAGAGGGTAAAACCAACTGAAACGCGAGTAATCATCAATGAATAAATCATAAAAATGATATCCATTTGTGGAAGTAACAGGAGCTCGGCCCAAAAGGTCACAATGTATTAAATCCAAAGCATGCAATGAAAGTTTAGTATTTAAATCAAAAGGCAAACGATGCGACTTGCATAATTGACAAGGAGAACAAAGTTTGGGTTCTGGTAACAACGAAGTAACAAATAAAGAACCAGTCTTATGTAATCTAGAAATTACGTCAAACGAAATGTGACCAAGACAACTATGCCATTTTTCAAAAGATGCTTTAAGGTGTTGTGCAGAATAAAATGCCATAAAAGCGTGTTGCCCTTCCCTTAGAATGTAAAGCCCATTCTCACAAGTCCCTTTTGCCAGGATTTGCTTCATTTTTCGATCCTGAATGTGAAAAGAATTATTAGAAAACAAAACGTCAACAGGGGAATCATTAGTTAGTTTGCTTATGGAGAGAAGGCGTTTTGTGAGGTGAGGGACAACAAGAACATCTTTTAAATGAATTTTATTGTTAATGGTGGTGGTACCGATGTTTGTAACTGGCAAAGATTTTCCATTCCCAAAAGTAACAAAAGCATTATTTGGGTTACCATAAGGGGTGGAAACATCATTAGAATTAGGAGTTATGTGAGCAGTCGCACCTGTATCACCAGCCCAATCATGGGAGTCATCAGTAACGTGACATTAAGCATGGAAAGCTTGGCCCAGATTAGCATCTAAAGAAGGCGCACGCTGAGCAAAAGAAGCGAGGCTTGGGCATGTGTTGGCATAATGCCATCTTGCCTGCAAAGTTGACAATGTGGAGGACATCTAGCACGTCCACAACCAGAAGCACAGTCGTGGCCGCGGCCACGGCCAGAAGAGTTAGAATGGTAAGAGGATTTAGAAGGGTTACCAAATTTATGTTGGACTACAAACGAGACTTGAGGAGCGACGGTTCCATGAATGGACTGCAGGAagattttttgatttttgactTTGGCGAGAAGCTGCCGGAAGGTGAGGGAAGCAGAGATGGCCCGGTGAGTAGTAGAAAAATTCTCGTAGGCTGCACCAAGACCGCATAAGAAGCAGTGACATTTGTCACTCTCCTCCACTGGGTGACCGATAGCGGCCCATTGATCACAAAGCATCTTGAATTTTCGGCCATAATCTGACACAGTGGAGGACCCTTTTTGAAATTGCCGAAGGGTGTCACGAAGGGTATGATCCCTATCAATAGAGCTGTTACTCAAAGCACTTTCAAGCGCAAGCCACATTTGTCGCGCGGTAGACAAGCCAACAATTTCGGACATGGCCTCCTTTGAAAGAGAAGACTGAATCAGCAGACGAACTGACTGATCAGCCGCTAACCAGGTTGTATAATCGGGCTTGGGGACGGTTTTGTTATCAGAGATAATGGTTTCGGATGGTGGTCTGGAGGTGCCATCTATATGACCGGAGAGATGCTGCATAGACAGAACCAGAGATATTTGATGAGACCAGGCTAGGTAGTTAGAGGCTGTGAGTTTGAGGGGAATGAAGTGGAGAAGGGCATGGAGAGGGATAGAAGAAGGCTTGTCAGCGGCCATAGATAAACAATCAGACAAGAACGAAGAAGAAGAGGGGCGGGAAAGAGAAAAAGGGTATTAGGGTTTAAAATATGGTTGATACCATGTGGAGATGAATAATTCTTAGAATGAGTTTTACTAACAAAGAATATTACAATTTATACACCACATAATGGACCTAATAACAGAAACAATATATTTACAATAACGACAAAATAATATAGCATAAATCAAGGATCTTGATTTATGTTATGCTGTTAAGGATTATAACAGACTTAGGCCACTCAGTTACAGAGGTGCAAATGTCTTTTTATTGGCATTTTCTCTAATTAGCAGACCCAGCTATGAAAACATCTCCAAGAAGGTATTCATTTTCACTTTCACTTTGACTAATGAAGTATCTTCTCAttcatttgttttgttttgtggtGGTTGGTTTCAGAGCTACGACGCTATGCCCCAACTGTGCCCACTTTGATGGTCGGAACCAAATTAGGTAACATCATTTCTTTGAACAATTTCAtacaaaaataaaatacaatttgATTCATAACCATTTTTTGTCTttgaaataaaaagaaaaaaatgatcACCTCACATCATGGTAGATTAAGTCTTATTAATACAAAAGAGGGTATTTTTTGAAACAATTGTGATTATAAGGTGGTGGAGAAGTTGCAGGTGGCgatttgtggtggtggtggtgggtggaagAGAAAAGAAGGAGAgagtgttttattttaattagatATTCAAATAGATTATAAGGTGGGCCTACTTTTTTAATTAGATATTTAAATTGataattaataatatttttttattagtaaGGGTATTTAGGTCATTTTATAATCACTTAACTGGACAAACTAATCCTCATCCACATTCAggactatccgagaacgaaaTTGCAAACGTTGAGTACTATAAcagtaattttagaaagttggggccTAAAGATGAAAAATaggcaaaccacaaggactgtgtgagcatttttctcaaaaaagAATGAACCGCTAAGTCGAAGGGGTATGAGGGCACGAGATGGGTCATAGATTGCCACTTAGGATGGTGGATGATGTGCTACACCATCCCCCTTAGGGAACCACCATGGTTTctatggattaaaccatggcaaccacaTACACCTCCTTTTTCTTAATTAGTTAAATATATTTTacacaaaataaattaaaaaaaatgaggATGGTgttttgggtcatgaccacaccataTAGGATGGTGAATTTGGATGGTGGATAAGAGTGGAGTGACATGGAGGGTAATGATGGTCTAGAGGGTCATGACCACATGTTATAGCCTAATAAGACTATCGGGAGTGGAGAGGCTTAGGTTAGGAGTATGAGTTGACACTGCCTACCATGTAGGTAGTATGGGCTCTCCAACTCAAGCCCCAAAAGGTAGGGGAGTGAAGGGACTTGGGTTTGAGACATAAGTTCACACGTGACACTAGTTTTTTATAGTTTCTTTTACTAAACAAATGAATCaattttatattaatttttttaaaaagacAATAAcaattaaactaaaaaaaatatatcaaataaaaaaaaaactactacATCACATAGTTTTAAttcatcaaataaaaataaagagttaacttccattttgcttcatgtgatttggtcattttaatggttttgccccaatagtttaaaaataaccATTTCCTCCCTGTTTTTTTCTCACTTATcgtcattttgctccccgcctctaactccatccaaaaaaaccattaactagaagggtattttggaaattttatagataaaagcaAGGGCATGTAACTCTTTTCACCTAAATAAacctataacttgtttatttacatgtGTATAAGTAATTATTTTCTGATCCCCCATCTTACCAACCACTCTTTCTACCGGCCACCACCATCcacaaccatccaccaccacctgcaactaCCACCTGCCGACCACAACTACCGCGAATTTTAACTAAACGTTTTAATTGAGTTAGAGCCAGGGAGTAAACTACCGAACTACCCCTACTTTTAATTGAAcattttaactgagttagagccagagagcaaactggcgacaaactcgaaagatcagggagAAAAATGACTAtctttaaactattggagcaaaaccgttaaaaagACCAAACTACAGGGAGCAAAAAAAAGTTAACTCAAAAATAAAACTacgacttcataacactatgtgacaatatagattaaattcaaatttcataaaATTGCTAAAATGTCATACAATAAATCAAATAAagacaacattgttcaacataacataaaatgataaattaatctaggtgtgtttcTATGTCCACCTAAATCTCGTTCTTCATAGCATCATCAAGTCTATCAACCttcaacatgtattaaaatatattaacaaaaggttggcgagtatacaagttttgttacatagcataatatagcATAAATTTGTTTAAggtctcatatccaacatgaatcgTAATATGCAAGTTACTAGCATGCCGAAACGGTGTactatatgttcaaacccaagaTTCCAATGTGTTAATATAGCTTATCCCAACGAATAACGGGAGGTTAACATATTTAACataacaataccccaagtttcgtgggtggtgcgttaatcctatagcgctataattgttaaggtaggctagcaaagttaatgaagcACATATCGACAAAAATAGTTTACATTAGCATCAAGTCTAACAAGCATCATATAGTTCCATGTTAAGCATGGATAGAGTT
This is a stretch of genomic DNA from Helianthus annuus cultivar XRQ/B chromosome 16, HanXRQr2.0-SUNRISE, whole genome shotgun sequence. It encodes these proteins:
- the LOC110917073 gene encoding uncharacterized protein LOC110917073 isoform X2; translation: MTRGGQAMTITTLLFRSKAITPKRVVVRCMNKVARWDECYDDEHEVHSFDHKVQPQDNKYKEYDEGYWIPHPRTGIYYPKGHEWVMKDVPDGAATFDYNYWFRNGDDNEYGV
- the LOC110917073 gene encoding uncharacterized protein LOC110917073 isoform X1 — protein: MTRGGQAMTITTLLFRRSKAITPKRVVVRCMNKVARWDECYDDEHEVHSFDHKVQPQDNKYKEYDEGYWIPHPRTGIYYPKGHEWVMKDVPDGAATFDYNYWFRNGDDNEYGV